In one window of Saccharomyces paradoxus chromosome VII, complete sequence DNA:
- the APL6 gene encoding AP-3 complex subunit beta (Beta3-like subunit of the AP-3 complex~similar to YGR261C): MVDSIHRIASALDTAKVITREAAAVATSKLGESSYTYYSQNINPQQLVTLLNSRNSREVRDAMKRIISIMASDDDSIDVQLYFADVVKNITTNDTKVKRLIHLYLLRFAENDPNLTLLSINSLQKSLSDSNPELRCFALSTLSDMKMSSLAPIILHTVKKLVTDPSAMVRGEVALAIIKLYRAGKSDYHEELLDILKELMADTDPKVISCAILAYKECYSDYLELLHGHFRRYCRIIKQLDSWSQSYLIELLIKYCKQFLPKPTVVDKSSEGSSRSCPLPDKYNEIEYPLYDVVNDPDLDLFLQSLNRLIYSSSPTVILSCCNALYQLASPLQMKNTKFIEALVRTVITTANQGNKETLLQAIHFLSTLDQTLFLPYTKKFYILPKDPIVASIWKIQILSTLINESNVKEIFKELKYYVASAHLPEKVVIMAVKSLSRCGQLSTSWESHVMKWLIDHMESHNLSASVLDAYVNVIRMLVQKNPTKHLRIIFKLADLLTVQRSLADNARAGIVWLFGEIASIEFKICPDVLRKLIPNFSDEGPETRCQILVLSAKLLSYDIDSFKQAQIAGSGESNSEENNQNNSYYDFSSSRISQMYNAVLYLAKYDDEFDIRDRARMISSLFDSGKYEIVSLLLQAPKPTARNDDFIVSARLETHAPEIKDFFRMLPWNTEITDIGETDNDVREGVELKDYNKYKKSFSSQSFITNNSARSFASNPNANSTDISGGDGNSISGKGSVNAFTSQNGKKYRLQSLDEFFSDIPERKSKPKRIIKVVEESSDEDEDDSEESGDEDESDDDDYSDSSLGTSSSSLEL, from the coding sequence ATGGTAGATTCAATCCACCGTATTGCATCGGCGCTGGATACGGCTAAAGTGATAACGAGGGAAGCTGCCGCGGTAGCCACCTCTAAATTGGGTGAATCCTCGTACACTTATTATTCTCAAAACATTAATCCTCAACAGTTGGTCACTTTGTTAAATTCTAGGAACTCTAGAGAAGTTAGAGATGCCATGAAAAGAATCATATCTATAATGGCTTCCGATGATGACTCTATTGACGTTCAATTATACTTTGCTGATGTTGTAAAGAATATTACAACTAATGACACCAAAGTGAAAAGACTTATTCACCTATATTTACTTCGATTTGCTGAAAATGACCCAAATCTGACCTTGTTATCCATTAACTCACTGCAAAAATCATTGTCTGATTCGAATCCCGAACTGAGATGCTTTGCTTTGAGTACTCTCTCTGACATGAAAATGTCGTCATTAGCACCTATAATTTTGCATACTGTCAAGAAATTGGTTACAGATCCGTCTGCGATGGTTCGTGGTGAAGTTGCCTTGGCCATTATCAAATTATATAGGGCTGGAAAGAGTGACTACCATGAAGAATTATTGGATATTCTAAAAGAATTAATGGCAGATACGGACCCTAAGGTGATATCCTGCGCCATCCTGGCTTATAAGGAATGTTACTCCGATTACTTGGAGCTGTTACATGGACATTTCCGCAGGTATTGTAGAATAATTAAGCAGCTAGACTCATGGTCACAATCATATTTAATTGAACTGCTGATCAAATATTGTAAGCAGTTCTTGCCAAAACCTACTGTGGTTGATAAGTCATCAGAAGGTTCTTCAAGAAGCTGCCCTTTACCAGATAAATATAATGAGATTGAATACCCACTTTACGACGTGGTAAATGATCCTGATTtagatttatttttacagAGTTTGAATCGTCTAATTTATAGTTCCAGCCCTACAGTGATTTTATCGTGTTGCAATGCCCTATATCAGTTAGCTTCACCATTGCAGATGAAAAACACTAAATTCATTGAAGCATTGGTCAGAACAGTGATCACGACAGCAAATCAAGGCAACAAGGAAACGCTTTTACAAGcaattcattttttatcaacCTTAGATCAAACTCTATTTTTACCTTACACCAAGAAATTCTATATTTTACCCAAAGATCCTATCGTGGCATCCATTTGGAAGATCCAGATTTTATCCACGTTAATAAACGAATCAAACGttaaagaaatattcaaagaattgaaatATTATGTAGCCAGCGCTCATCTCCCAGAAAAAGTTGTCATTATGGCGGTCAAGTCATTATCTCGATGTGGCCAATTGTCAACGAGTTGGGAATCTCATGTAATGAAGTGGCTAATTGATCATATGGAATCCCACAACTTGTCTGCTTCTGTCCTAGATGCATACGTAAATGTTATTAGGATGCTGGTGCAAAAAAATCCTACAAAACATTTACGCATAATCTTCAAGCTTGCTGATTTGTTAACAGTTCAAAGGAGTTTGGCTGATAATGCTCGTGCAGGTATTGTTTGGTTATTTGGTGAAATTGCGTCAATTGAATTTAAGATATGTCCGGACGTTTTGAGGAAGCTGATTccgaatttttcagatgaGGGCCCTGAAACAAGATGTCAGATCTTAGTGTTATCAGCAAAACTGTTATCATATGACATTGATAGTTTCAAGCAAGCGCAAATTGCTGGAAGCGGTGAATCTAAtagtgaagaaaataaccAGAATAATTCATACTATGATTTTAGCAGTTCAAGAATTTCTCAAATGTACAATGCGGTCCTTTACTTGGCAAAATATGATGACGAATTTGATATTAGGGATAGAGCGAGAATGATTTCATCCTTGTTTGATTCAGGAAAATATGAGATTGtgtcattgttattgcAAGCGCCTAAACCTACGGCAAGGAATGACGATTTTATCGTCTCTGCCAGATTGGAAACACATGCTCCAGAAATTAAGGATTTTTTTAGAATGCTTCCTTGGAATACAGAAATTACCGATATTGGCGAAACAGATAACGATGTTAGAGAAGGCGTAGAATTGAAGGACTAtaacaaatacaaaaagAGCTTTTCCTCTCAATCTTTCATCACTAACAACTCAGCAAGATCATTTGCGTCAAACCCCAATGCAAATTCAACTGATATCAGTGGCGGTGATGGCAATAGCATCTCAGGTAAAGGTAGCGTAAACGCCTTCACCTCTCAAAACGGGAAGAAATATCGCTTGCAAAGCCTGgacgaatttttttccgaCATACCAGAAAGGAAGAGTAAACCAAAGAGAATCATAAAGGTAGTGGAAGAAAGTAGTGACGAGGATGAAGACGACTCGGAAGAAAGCGGTGACGAGGATGAATCGGACGATGATGACTACAGTGACTCTTCTTTGGGAacatcctcttcttctttggagcTTTAA
- the BUD32 gene encoding serine/threonine protein kinase BUD32 (Protein kinase~similar to YGR262C), translated as MTQEFIDKVSSYLTPDVDIAPISQGAEAIVFSTTTHPYVPKAKDPHQKYIIKYRPPKRYRHPQIDQALTKHRTLNESRLLAKLYLIPGLCVPQLIACDPYNGFIWLEFLGEDLPGGHGFSNLKNFLWMHDQDPYSDLVATTLRKVGRQIGLLHWNDYCHGDLTSSNIVLVRDGARWTPHLIDFGLGSVSNLVEDKGVDLYVLERAILSTHSKHAEKYNVWIMEGFEEVYHEQGAKGAKKLKEVTKRFQEVRLRGRKRSMLG; from the coding sequence ATGACAcaagaatttattgataaaGTATCTTCGTATCTGACGCCTGATGTAGACATTGCACCTATTTCGCAAGGTGCAGAAGCCATTGTTTTTTCAACGACTACTCACCCATATGTCCCAAAAGCAAAGGATCCTCACCAAAAATACATCATTAAATATAGGCCACCAAAGCGTTATAGACACCCACAAATAGACCAGGCGCTAACAAAACATCGTACGTTGAACGAATCACGTTTGTTGGCCAAATTATACTTAATCCCAGGACTATGCGTCCCTCAACTAATAGCGTGTGATCCATACAATGGGTTTATTTGGTTAGAGTTTCTTGGAGAAGATCTTCCTGGAGGGCACGGTTTTAGTAATTTAAAGAACTTTCTGTGGATGCACGATCAAGATCCATATAGTGATCTTGTCGCAACTACACTACGCAAGGTGGGGCGCCAAATTGGGCTGCTGCATTGGAATGACTACTGTCACGGTGATTTGACGAGCTCTAACATTGTTCTCGTGCGAGATGGTGCCAGGTGGACGCCTCATCTGATTGATTTTGGTCTGGGCTCAGTTTCAAATCTGGTTGAAGATAAAGGTGTTGATTTATACGTGTTGGAGAGAGCTATCCTAAGTACACATTCAAAGCATGCTGAAAAGTACAATGTTTGGATCATGGAGGGGTTCGAAGAGGTCTATCATGAACAAGGTGCGAAAGGTGCCAAGAAACTGAAAGAAGTTACCAAAAGATTCCAAGAGGTCAGGTTGCGTGGTCGCAAGAGAAGTATGCTGGgataa
- the SAY1 gene encoding steryl deacetylase (Sterol deacetylase~similar to YGR263C), whose translation MVTNSDLDSKAVYYRLQENDIINVVSSENAVQNDVGFRWSALHLHLFHGLKFAALLFTIVPVFIMFDCMKIIFQRKRRFCLDHVNRIFLRQSSWILDERICEYVLNPLFVCLYPSTFSSPTYVKYDIPIEDQKSPENNIFQNHRLNAPNTVSTKFYRYVMPEGFDPATDPVLVFYHGGGYALKLTPTSLSFLNNMRNAFPKMAILVPDYTVTATDDQSRKYPLQILQNVAIFDYVVKTMGCKNLTIMGDSAGGNAVLNIVLYLRKCNRVIYPKKVIAISPWANATFFHEGEREYMQRTQEWDGLCLKSHSMFGRMFVGSNSNVDFTSDPFVNIEKNFETEMWQDILTKCSVMITYGSDELLSFQNKILAKKMSEASEGHNYFTSKNVLVEHQGYHTGPILNYSRNMDRWTSIPSIARILEFMQS comes from the coding sequence atGGTTACTAATTCCGATCTTGACTCAAAAGCTGTATACTATCGGCTTCAGGAAAATGACATCATTAACGTTGTATCGAGTGAAAATGCTGTTCAAAATGATGTGGGCTTTCGATGGAGCGCCTTACATTTGCATTTGTTCCATGGATTGAAATTTGCTGCTTTATTGTTTACAATAGTGCCTGTGTTCATAATGTTCGACTGTATGAAAATCATTTTTCAACGCAAACGTAGATTTTGCCTTGACCATGTCaacagaatttttttaaggCAAAGTTCTTGGATTCTCGATGAACGTATTTGTGAATACGTTCTCAATCctttgtttgtttgtttgtATCCTTCCACGTTTTCTAGTCCAACATATGTAAAATACGACATTCCTATAGAAGATCAGAAATCTCCAGAGAACaacattttccaaaatcatCGACTAAACGCACCCAACACTGTTAGCACGAAGTTTTACCGGTATGTTATGCCAGAGGGCTTTGATCCCGCAACAGATCCAGTTTTAGTGTTCTATCATGGTGGTGGTTATGCTCTTAAATTGACGCCCACATCGttatcatttttgaataatatgCGAAACGCATTTCCTAAGATGGCCATTCTTGTACCAGATTATACAGTTACGGCTACCGATGATCAGTCGAGAAAGTACCCACTgcaaattttacaaaatgtGGCAATTTTTGATTACGTCGTTAAGACTATGGGCTGCAAAAACCTGACGATTATGGGAGATTCTGCTGGTGGCAATGCTGTTTTGAACATTGTTTTGTATTTGAGGAAGTGCAACAGAGTTATCTACCCGAAAAAAGTCATAGCCATAAGTCCCTGGGCCAATGCCACTTTCTTCCACGAAGGAGAAAGGGAATATATGCAACGAACACAGGAATGGGATGGTCTATGTTTAAAGAGTCATTCGATGTTTGGGAGAATGTTCGTAGGGAGCAACTCAAACGTCGATTTTACTAGCGATCCTTTTGttaacattgaaaaaaattttgaaacagaaATGTGGCAAGATATTCTGACTAAGTGCTCCGTAATGATTACGTACGGTAGTGACGAGTTGCTGAGCTTTCAGAACAAGATCTTGGCGAAGAAAATGAGTGAAGCTAGTGAGGGACACAACTACTTTACCTCCAAAAATGTGCTGGTCGAACATCAAGGTTATCACACTGGTCCCATATTAAACTACTCCCGTAACATGGATCGCTGGACAAGCATACCATCTATTGCTCGCATTCTCGAGTTTATGCAATCCTGA
- the MES1 gene encoding methionine--tRNA ligase MES1 (Methionyl-tRNA synthetase~similar to YGR264C) gives MSFHISFDKSKKHPAHLQLANNLKIALALEFASKNLKLEVDNDNATMELRNAKEPFFLFDANAILRYVMEDFEGQTSDKYQFALASLQNLLYHEELPQQHVEVLTNKAIENYLIELKEPLTATDLILFANVYALDSSLVQSKFPELPSKVHNAVALAQKHIPRDSSSFKNIGAVKIQSNLTVKPKDAEILPKPNERNILITSALPYVNNVPHLGNIIGSVLSADIFARYCKGRNYNALFICGTDEYGTATETKALEEGVTPRQLCDKYHKIHSDVYKWFQIGFDYFGRTTTKQQTEIAQDIFTKLNSNGYLEEQSMKQLYCPVHNSYLADRYVEGECPKCHYDDARGDQCDKCGTLLDPFELINPRCKLDDASPEPKYSDHIFLSLDKLESQISEWVGKASEEGNWSKNSKTITQSWLKDGLKPRCITRDLVWGTPVPLEKYKDKVLYVWFDATIGYLSITSNYTKEWKQWWKNPEHVSLYQFMGKDNVPFHTVVFPGSQLGTEENWTMLHHLNTTEYLQYENGKFSKSRGIGVFGNNAQDSGISPSVWRYYLASVRPESSDSHFSWDDFVARNNSELLANLGNFVNRLIKFVNAKYNGVVAKFDPKKVSDYDGLVKDIDEILSSYIKEMELGHERRGLEIAMSLSARGNQFLQENKLDNTLFSQSPEKSDAVVAVGLNIIYAVSSIITPYMPEIGEKINKMLNAPALRIDDRFHLAILEGHNINKAEYLFQRIDEKKIGEWRAKYGGQQV, from the coding sequence ATGTCTTTccatatttcttttgataaatCAAAGAAACACCCCGCTCATTTGCAGCTAGCAAACAATTTGAAGATTGCCCTAGCGCTCGAATTTGCAAGCAAAAATTTAAAGCTTGAAGTTGACAATGATAACGCAACCATGGAATTGCGCAATGCAAAGGAACCGTTCTTCTTATTTGATGCTAATGCTATTCTAAGATACGTCATGGAAGATTTTGAAGGTCAAACTTCTGACAAGTACCAATTTGCATTGGCATCTTTACAAAACCTGTTATATCATGAAGAATTACCTCAACAACATGTAGAGGTTTTGACAAATAAGGCCATTGAAAACTACTTGATCGAATTGAAAGAACCATTAACTGCTACAGATTTGATTCTGTTTGCTAATGTTTATGCATTAGATTCTTCTTTGGTCCAATCTAAATTCCCAGAATTACCATCTAAAGTTCACAACGCTGTAGCGTTGGCTCAAAAGCATATTCCGCGCgattcttcttccttcaaaaatatcGGTGCAGTGAAAATCCAATCCAACTTAACGGTTAAGCCAAAGGATGCTGAAATCTTGCCCAAGCCAAACGAAAGGAACATCTTGATCACTTCAGCATTACCTTATGTCAACAACGTTCCACACTTGGGTAATATTATTGGTAGTGTTCTCTCAGCCGACATTTTTGCTCGTTACTGTAAAGGACGTAACTATAATGCCTTGTTTATTTGTGGTACTGACGAATATGGTACTGCTACGGAAACCAAAGCCTTGGAGGAAGGTGTGACACCAAGACAACTGTGTGACAAATACCATAAGATTCACAGTGATGTTTACAAGTGGTTCCAAATTGGATTCGATTATTTTGGTAGAACTACGACGAAGCAGCAAACAGAAATTGCTCAAGATATTTTCACGAAGCTAAATTCAAACGGTTACCTAGAAGAACAATCTATGAAGCAATTGTACTGTCCAGTGCATAATTCTTATCTGGCTGATCGTTATGTAGAAGGTGAATGCCCAAAATGTCACTACGATGATGCTCGTGGTGACCAATGTGACAAGTGTGGCACTTTATTAGATCCATTTGAATTGATCAACCCACGCTGTAAATTAGATGATGCGTCTCCAGAACCCAAATATTCCgatcatatttttctatcGTTGGACAAGTTGGAAAGTCAGATTTCCGAATGGGTTGGAAAGGCTTCTGAAGAAGGTAACTggtcaaaaaattcaaaaacaattaCTCAATCATGGTTAAAGGATGGTTTGAAGCCTCGTTGTATTACAAGAGATTTGGTTTGGGGTACACCAGTGCCtttagaaaaatataaagacAAAGTCTTGTATGTTTGGTTTGACGCCACAATCGGTTATCTTTCCATCACTTCTAACTACACCAAGGAATGGAAACAATGGTGGAAGAATCCAGAACATGTTTCATTATATCAGTTCATGGGTAAAGACAATGTTCCTTTCCATACAGTTGTTTTCCCTGGTTCTCAATTGGGTACAGAAGAGAACTGGACCATGTTGCACCATTTGAACACTACAGAATATTTACAATATGAAAACGgtaaattttccaaaagtaGGGGTATTGGTGTCTTTGGTAACAATGCTCAAGATTCTGGCATTTCTCCAAGTGTTTGGAGATACTACTTGGCATCCGTTAGACCAGAATCTAGTGATTCTCATTTCTCATGGGACGACTTTGTTGCCAGAAACAACAGTGAATTGTTGGCTAACTTGGGTAACTTTGTTAACAGATTAATTAAGTTTGTTAATGCCAAATACAATGGTGTTGTTGCCAAATTTGACCCTAAGAAGGTTTCCGATTATGATGGCCTAGTCAAGGATAtcgatgaaattttatcaagttatatcaaagaaatggaaCTTGGACATGAAAGACGTGGTTTAGAAATTGCCATGTCGTTAAGTGCTCGTGGTAACCAGtttttgcaagaaaataaGCTGGACAATACCCTGTTTTCACAGTCTCCAGAAAAGTCAGACGCTGTTGTCGCAGTCGGtttgaatattatttatgCTGTTAGCTCTATTATCACACCATATATGCCAGAAATaggtgaaaaaataaacaaaatgTTGAATGCTCCAGCTTTAAGAATTGATGATAGATTCCATTTGGCTATTCTTGAAGGACATAATATCAATAAGGCAGAATATTTATTCCAACGTATtgacgaaaagaaaattggtGAATGGAGAGCCAAATATGGTGGTCAACAAGTATAA
- a CDS encoding uncharacterized protein (similar to YGR266W), which yields MGAMTGATSWFDDWNAEALYKDDVTGCDDCSETSPIPKSGIICGPILRLINMDFKEKTYEGSVMMVVKGEENFPKIAYQQGPSLPSDNEDIEISEASFDGKLFHKDNLKNDDIWFYRYEIKLPMFNYEQMVKYSVDGRTEPHYRFFVPSFTQNSNVISYSCNGFSLSVDTSKFKGSLWYDVLKKHQYVHYHAILGGGDQIYSDNIKLHAPNFKAWLDTKDPIKKYNTHTTEETKEQVRQFYLEHYLNWYGYGHWYGSTPKSKTTQKCFVKSLACIPAINVWDDHDIIDGYGSYNDSFMKTENFLTVGRMAYRYYMLFQHHVSASKQDGDDFAYLKSKQWILGNEKGSPYIGERSHSVFSWLGPKMAMLGLDCRTERKLREIFSERSYSLIWERLENEVKVLKGGHLLLMLGIPIAYPRLVWLEWLFTSKLLAPIKYLSKKGIVANGFVNEFNGDVELLDDLNDHWCARHHKKERNYLVMKLQDIGAKYGVRITILSGDVHLASVGRFRAKRHRHHLIMSEEKEKENAKIIEEPTKDVRLMFNIIASAIVNTPPPDAMATLLQKRCRLHHFDAETDEDAVPIFTKEVDGIHKRKESCFMNKRNWSDIIPVENLLNNPQLSKELGVKVGDIVVPGIITEEQKLKTLENCDQTNSYPVTSGGLFTTIHVERDANQANSQTVSYGLPIPELEVTRERLSHTGIKHLNIT from the coding sequence ATGGGTGCTATGACGGGTGCTACAAGCTGGTTCGACGATTGGAACGCTGAGGCTCTTTATAAAGACGACGTCACTGGCTGTGATGACTGTTCCGAAACTTCGCCAATTCCTAAGTCGGGTATTATCTGTGGACCTATATTAAGACTCATTAACATGGAttttaaggaaaaaacGTACGAAGGATCTGTTATGATGGTAGTCAAAGGTGAGGAAAACTTTCCGAAAATTGCTTACCAGCAAGGACCTTCATTGCCCTCTGACAATGAGGACATTGAAATTAGCGAGGCATCCTTCGATGGTAAACTTTTCCATAAGGAcaatttaaaaaatgatgatatATGGTTTTATAGGTATGAGATTAAGTTGCCGATGTTCAACTATGAGCAAATGGTTAAATATTCCGTTGACGGTAGAACAGAACCACATTACAGGTTCTTCGTGCCCTCTTTCACTCAAAACTCGAACGTTATTTCCTATTCATGCAATGGATTTTCACTGAGCGTAGATACATCCAAGTTCAAGGGTTCCTTGTGGTATGATGTCCTTAAGAAGCATCAATACGTCCATTATCATGCTATTCTCGGCGGCGGTGACCAAATTTATTCTGATAACATCAAACTGCATGCGCCCAATTTTAAAGCTTGGTTGGACACAAAGGATCCTATCAAGAAGTATAACACTCACACCACTgaggaaacaaaagagCAGGTCAGGCAGTTTTATTTAGAACACTATTTAAACTGGTATGGTTATGGTCACTGGTATGGTTCCACCCCAAAATCTAAGACTACTCAAAAATGCTTTGTCAAATCATTAGCTTGTATTCCAGCCATTAATGTCTGGGACGACCACGATATTATTGATGGGTACGGCTCATACAACGATTCCTTCATGAAgactgaaaattttttgacgGTGGGAAGAATGGCTTATAGATACTATATGCTCTTCCAGCATCATGTCAGTGCTTCTAAGCAAGATGGTGATGACTTTGCGTATTTAAAGAGCAAACAATGGATCCTAGGTAATGAAAAAGGGAGTCCTTACATCGGTGAAAGGTCTCATTCTGTATTCTCTTGGCTCGGCCCGAAAATGGCCATGTTAGGCTTGGATTGTAGAACTGAGAGGAAATTACGTGAGATCTTCTCAGAAAGAAGTTATTCCTTGATTTGGGAGCGTCTCGAAAACGAAGtaaaagttttgaaagGCGGCCACTTACTGCTGATGCTAGGTATCCCCATCGCATATCCAAGGTTGGTGTGGTTAGAATGGCTTTTTACCTCAAAGCTGTTGGCTCCAATTAAATATCTATCCAAAAAGGGGATAGTTGCCAATGGCTTCGTTAACGAATTTAATGGAGATGTAGAACTGCTAGATGACTTAAATGATCATTGGTGTGCGAGACatcataaaaaagaaagaaactaCTTAGTAATGAAATTGCAAGACATAGGTGCTAAATATGGTGTTAGAATAACAATCTTATCAGGCGATGTACATTTAGCATCCGTCGGGAGATTCAGGGCAAAACGTCATAGACATCATCTCATCATGTCCGAggagaaggaaaaggaaaatgcCAAGATTATTGAAGAACCAACAAAAGATGTGAGGCTGATGTTTAATATCATTGCTAGCGCCATAGTAAATACCCCACCACCAGATGCAATGGCCACCTTGTTGCAAAAAAGATGTCGCTTGCATCATTTCGATGCGGAAACAGATGAAGATGCTGTACCAATTTTTACCAAGGAAGTGGACGGAATTCATAAACGTAAAGAATCGTGTTTCATgaacaaaagaaactgGTCAGATATTATACCTGTAGAAAATCTGTTGAATAATCCCCAATTGAGTAAAGAATTGGGCGTAAAGGTTGGCGATATAGTCGTTCCTGGCATTATCAcagaagaacaaaagtTAAAGACCTTGGAAAATTGTGACCAAACGAACTCTTATCCAGTAACTTCTGGTGGCTTGTTTACCACCATTCACGTGGAAAGAGATGCGAATCAAGCAAATTCGCAAACTGTGAGCTACGGTCTGCCCATTCCAGAATTGGAAGTCACTCGCGAAAGGTTG